The following DNA comes from Camelina sativa cultivar DH55 chromosome 14, Cs, whole genome shotgun sequence.
TTATGTTAGGTACGAAAAATTGCAAAGAGCtgttgtttttatttactaatACGGAGCAATCTTTCTTCTAGACATCATTCTCCCACTCATCACaatatcatcttcttttgtAATTATAGAAATTGCAAGACAAACTTCTAAAGCTACCTAATCTTTTGACACAAGTACTCTCAAACTCTGATATACATATATGGAAATGGCATTATGTGAAATCCACCAACCAAACAATGGTCCAAGACTAAATTTTTGGATCTGAAAACAAGATGATCAATTCACACACTTTCTTCAGAAtcttaatcaaaatcaaattgtgTTATATACAATATAATGACGTTCACTTGCCCGTGATGAATGGGTGAGCTAACGCCTGTGACATGAAATGAACTAACACCTTGGGATCTTTATCCTTATAGCGTCGTCTAATTAAGGAACGACCAGAAGTTATAAATAAGTGCATCAAGCAGGAGAAAAACACAGACAAGTATAACCTACCAGCATGTTGTCAGTTTCTGAGATGTTTGCATATACTCTAACATCAGATAGTTTTGACCAATGTTTGACATCACACTTCTTCAATACTTCACGTAAATTCAGATGAAGAGACTCAAACACCAAGCAAAAGGTGGTTcctatactaaaaaaaaagttgaaagaaaacGAACGCAGTGCCGCTTATTGTCTGGGTCAGAGCCAGCTAGCTATCTCAGTCCGGCCGGCCTTATGCCTGAACAAAACGTGATATGATAGTGAGTCATGAACAGGTTTTACGAAGATAATTCAGACATCATCACTTGATaagattgtttaaaaaattagcCCGAGCCTCGAGAAGACCACTTACATCGTCTCATACTCTCATTGATCCGAATAATTTTTGTAGCCACCTCCTCAGGTTCACCTAGTTCAGGTTTAATATCTTTTGCGAATGTATTGTACAAATTAACGAATTCCCggtttctcatatttttaacTCGACCGGTTATCGGATTTGGTAATGGTTAAGAACCTTTTGAAATATAGTCAATTTGACTTGATCAATCCTTTTTCATCTTGATCAATCCGATGTATGGCTTGATTTTTCGTGATGATGGGTTTAGACAAATAGATTATCTGTTTTGACTCTAAACCAGAATCAGTACCATGATGACATAGTGATGATGAATATGTGTAACAGTAGTTTGTTATGGGCCTTTGGGGCTATCACAACATGCTTTATGGGCCGTCATATTCGCCTCTGTCTGAAAATGAAATCAGACTCTTACGGACGTTTCGTATTATAGAGATTGACAAAGTggttttttcatattaaaatttcaCATTANNNNNNNNNNNNNNNNNNNNNNNNNNNNNNNNNNNNNNNNNNNNNNNNNNNNNNNNNNNNNNNNNNNNNNNNNNNNNNNNNNNNNNNNNNNNNNNNNNNNNNNNNNNNNNNNNNNNNNNNNNNNNNNNNNNNNNNNNNNNNNNNNNNNNNNNNNNNNNNNNNNNNNNNNNNNNNNNNNNNNNNNNNNNNNNNNNNNNNNNNNNNNNNNNNNNNNNNNNNNNNNNNNNNNNNNNNNNNNNNNNNNNNNNNNNNNNNNNNNNNNNNNNNNNNNNNNNNNNNNNNNNNNNNNNNNNNNNNNNNNNNNNNNNNNNNNNNNNNNNNNNNNNNNNNNNNNNNNNNNNNNNNNNNNNNNNNNNNNNNNNNNNNNNNNNNNNNNNNNNNNNNNNNNNNNNNNNNNNNNNNNNNNNNNNNNNNNNNNNNNNNNNNNNNNNNNNNNNNNNNNNNNNNNNNNNNNNNNNNNNNNNNNNNNNNNNNNNNNNNNNNNNNNNNNNNNNNNNNNNNNNNNNNNNNNNNNNNNNNNNNNNNNNNNNNNNNNNNNNNNNNNNNNNNNNNNNNNNNNNNNNNNNNNNNNNNNNNNNNNNNNNNNNNNNNNNNNNNNNNNNNNNNNNNNNNNNNNNNNNNNNNNNNNNNNNNNNNNNNNNNNNNNNNNNNNNNNNNNNNNNNNNNNNNNNaaaaaaaaaaaaaaaaaaaaacggtagGGAGAGAGCCAAAACGCTTTACAAAACGGCATCGTTTTCATTTCCCacctaattaaaatataaaaaaaactccgACAAGTTTGTTGTTAATTCATTCCGCCGGTAACGACTCCGACCGCCACGAAAATAGATCGCCGGAATCAAAACAATCGTCGGAAAACTCGAAAAGTCCTTCAACAGCAACGTAATCTCCAGCGCCGGGACAAAAATCTAAATCAGCATAATCCGAAACGTGGTCTTCGAATCCCCAAATCTCATCGATCCCAGACGAATCAGACGAAGCTCGCACCAAATCCGTCGTTTCTTCCTCCTTCGCTACGGGAACCGGAGAAACAACCGacggaagaggaggaggaggaggtggtaaACCGAGCTCGTCATCAGAAGCCTCGAGAAGATAACCGAGATCCGGCTGAGTATCTCCTCCGGTCGCGGTGGTTGATAGCTCGTGTTCGAAACTTTTCATAACCGAGTCGAGATCTTGACTCACCGGTTCAGGATCCGAGTCATCGAGAACATCGAATAGATCATCTCTCAACCTCTTCACCTCCGGCGAGTCGAGAACGacgtcgtcttcgtcttctctgaCTCGTTTTTTCTCGACGGAGTCAGTCCGAGTTAGATTGTCAGAATTAGCCAACGACAACAACTCTTCTTCCACCATAGCTTAAACCGATTTACGTTTGGTTCGGGTTTTTTTGGTATTCAGTGGCAATATCGAAATTAGTGAGAGATAGAGGTGCAGAATGGGAAGAAGGGAACACGAGATTTATATAGTAGGGAGGGAGGGGAGAGAAGTAACGCGTGAGATGTGACGGATACTGAGGCGCGTGGTGAGAGCGAATCCTTTGGTATCACGGATCCCttgccttttttttcttttttctggtttgtaggaaaataaataaatttaaaatttgaaaaagaaggaaaaaaaaaaaaggtgtcgCTTTCTAAATATAAAAGCTCATCCCAAAAATATAAATCGGTTTGAATTCGGAGTTGAAGTCCGGTCACGTTGCAGATGGGATGCACATGCCCCAGTCAATTANtctattttttttttttttttttttaaaagatgattattattatttcctaaACCTTTTTTTAGGAAATTGGATTTTtctagaacaaaaaaaaaatatctcatgtAATAACAAACATAGTATATTAATTTTAGTAtggcgacaaaaaaaaactctatttttCCGTggaattttaaacaaattatggatacgatatttttgtttatttttgtatttactttGTCTGAAGAAATCTTCGATAgttaagtttatttattttccaactACTCTCACGCACTCTGCTGTATTTGCTTGTTCTGCGAGCTATGTCCATTATGCGcaaccacatttttttttcgcaaatccatatattaattttatagctttagctttatatatatattgaactcgtatttcaccaaaataaaataatactgtAAACACGTAAGAAATGTTTTTAGTGATTGATTAGTATTTGTCCCAGTGTCATAGACTTTTGGTGTGGTCCTTTAGCACCCTACATTCAACTTCATCGACCCATGGTACAGTTTAAACcgacggcaaaaaaaaaaagcatatatagatatatatatgtatagctaGTTTAATACACATAACTTTTTGTATCTCCCTTTAATTGTTTAGAAAATCTCATAGGAAAAATTTGCTAACtttttgtctattattttatgttatacCATTGGTCCATGTCGAGCTATgtgaatgaattttttttttatatatgtagatttcATTTCGATTTCATTTGTGTATGCTTTTGATAATTTACACTTACATGTAAAAGTTTTATGGGCATAAAATCAAAACTACTTTTTCCATGTTCATATTTAGATATGATGATAGGACGCAAACAACATCTCCTCTACCAGTTTTGCCATTGTCTCATAATTTCATTGGTTAAGTTTGAAGACAATACATAGTATATGCCCATAAAACTATTCatcaatcaaaataatttttgcgTGATAATAGTTTAGCTTGTTAAACTTTGATGTTCTTTGCAATCGAGTTTAAATAACCTTAATCTAATGATTTTGcttaatttatatgtatatatcataaTGTGATATGAGTATATTACTATAGGGAAcctcttttaaaaaaagtaagtGATGTTGagaaattttgagttttggaatAAGGTGTGGATTTGGACAAAAGGTGATTGTTTTAATTGGTGGACAATAGGCATCTTAGTGTTGCCAACATACGTGGTTTAAGCAAAGTTGTGATTCTTGGgttaatacatatatttgtcTATCtattactttcttcttcttttttaatcgAACCATTACTTTTCTTAAAGAACATGATTTGTATTATCAAAGATACACGTTTctcctctttatttattttttggtatgaCATTTCGAGTAGTCCATATCAAACATAATGGTACGATTTTTGGTGGCGAGTGacctaaaattattatttgctaGATATACAagtaataaaatatagtattctattaaaaagtttttctttttctctctcttttaaagaatagcacaaatttataaattaataaatattataaattaataaattttgttcgtctcaaatttaaataatataaaaaatattaaaatttgataaaataataaaatagttattttttttgaaattttcatgtaaaatatagttttaataatattataaattaataattatataaatatatatatatatatatatatatatatattgatatatgtatattattaagTTCTGGAATTTTATAGCTTAGGCCCTGAATGGAAGCATATAATTTGCGgtattggcaaaaaaaaattatgaataacaCACATAGTCACCATTCACCATTATTATTCAGTTGTTTGCATTTTTCcataaagtaaaaaatgatTCATTTGCGTTTTTCCAACGAGTGTAATAACTTATAGACCGCGTTTGGTTTTTGATCCTTCCgggttattttaaaaaacacacctgaataaactaaatatttatttatgtttattttaactTATGATTTGAAAATAACTAATCAACATTCTATATATCAACAAATTTCTCTgtgttaaatttgttttaatttaaaattttgttaaatgatttcataaattttttgtttaagtaaatttggatatttaagattcaaaataattttttattaacgCAAAGAATATNtgcaaaaaatattataatttacaattattttaattatctatatttttattagtttattcatataactattttaataactttattcatataattattttaataacaacaaaatctatacatatatataattttattgtgaaCCGCagttatttttttcaccaatcaaacattattttgtaccatttattttggaataaccgcacttgtcccgcaaatacatTTGTCCCGCATGTACCGTAGTTGAACTGTACCGCACTAACAAATTTTTTGTTCCGCACTATTAAAACCACGGTTACTATTCGGATCTATAGAATTTAATCAATGTGTCGGTTATATATGCATTTCACAGTTTACTATATTCTCCTTaattttacagttttatatatataaaatttggcAAACTCTTTTTGGCAGtagttaatacttaatagaTGAGATGTTTCTTGAGTGTGTGTGTTGCTTTGTATGGAAAACGATCGTGTCAATCACTCTAAATGCTAAAAAGGAAAAGTTAATTTGAATCAATGATGAATCGTGTAAGtttaacaataacaacaaaactaaattacTAATCAATCTAATTTTACCTCtaacttttctttaattttcacTGTAGAATGACCGCActcattaattatataatttatatttataaaaagacTATTAACGAGCTTATATATTCGAGTACGACAGCAAAGGCATTTTATTGTTCTTTCAATATAGATCTATATATCCTAATGTTGCATTTGGTTGTTCTTTCAATATATCATACACACTTAGACgcgtaaattttgttttgaaggaAACGTACTTATTATATTAATAGGCTCAAGAAATTGAATTCTAGTatcgagaaaaagaaaataaaaaaaaagttagatgaCAACAAAAGTAGGTAGAAAAGACAAAATGTACCTCTTGGGATATTTGGAtggttttagttattttaattcATCTATATCACTTAAGTATGCGTATACGTAGGCCTACACATGATGTTCACCTCATCGTGCAAATCATACACGtatcaagaaatatatatcatgatATACACCAAAGGcctttcttttttccaaaaaaaaaagataatatc
Coding sequences within:
- the LOC104739991 gene encoding uncharacterized protein LOC104739991, with the protein product MVEEELLSLANSDNLTRTDSVEKKRVREDEDDVVLDSPEVKRLRDDLFDVLDDSDPEPVSQDLDSVMKSFEHELSTTATGGDTQPDLGYLLEASDDELGLPPPPPPLPSVVSPVPVAKEEETTDLVRASSDSSGIDEIWGFEDHVSDYADLDFCPGAGDYVAVEGLFEFSDDCFDSGDLFSWRSESLPAE